One part of the Bdellovibrio sp. KM01 genome encodes these proteins:
- the scpB gene encoding SMC-Scp complex subunit ScpB, producing MSKKKKNSKKNKEVLDTEVMENEVAVATEVETEEVTFEMTAEETEETSAEEGSDELNELDGIEADTSIFLQEEEESEGFLPEATDDEAAEMEASEGADDVSVEGTELDGFESADIEEVEFVDEERLESIVESILFASDRPVSLASIKLLFKGTNIKGDKIRRALDQLAVEYAGGRRGVTLEEVPGGYQLRTKIDNMDFLKRTLKARQFKLSGPALETLSIVAYKQPCVKSDVDEIRGVESGHLLRALMEKNLVSFEGKSDLPGRPMQYGTTRKFLEIFGLRSLKELPTLSQIDELLPDGMDEQMAEEKPTLASITDSLVATDVEHVSYSSGEDELMKISNQLEEITTSSTFFEEEKRRQAEKRDLERAQNIREALAMDEPVPTRDANWLKKYDDALAAGTTLVQIKAAESAAKMAALKAGKSADSEESTEGGATETVAETDAAGSEEMSADAELENELTAAEEAFDNDEDMEMASDDQVYADNEEGESSDEDELPFYGEADEIDGEGEAVT from the coding sequence ATGTCTAAGAAGAAAAAGAACTCCAAAAAGAATAAAGAAGTTTTAGACACAGAAGTGATGGAAAACGAAGTTGCTGTGGCGACGGAAGTTGAAACCGAGGAAGTCACTTTTGAAATGACTGCTGAAGAAACAGAAGAAACTTCTGCAGAAGAAGGCTCTGATGAATTGAATGAGCTTGATGGTATCGAAGCAGACACTTCTATCTTCCTTCAAGAAGAGGAAGAATCTGAAGGTTTCCTGCCGGAAGCAACTGATGACGAAGCGGCTGAAATGGAAGCTTCTGAAGGGGCTGATGATGTTTCTGTTGAGGGTACAGAACTTGATGGTTTTGAATCTGCAGATATCGAAGAAGTTGAATTCGTAGACGAAGAGCGCTTGGAAAGTATCGTAGAAAGCATCTTGTTTGCTTCTGATCGTCCAGTTTCTTTGGCTTCGATCAAGCTCCTATTTAAAGGTACAAACATCAAAGGCGATAAAATCCGCAGAGCTTTAGATCAATTGGCTGTGGAATACGCGGGCGGCCGTCGTGGTGTTACTTTGGAAGAAGTTCCAGGTGGCTACCAGCTGCGCACCAAAATTGACAATATGGATTTCCTAAAACGTACTTTGAAAGCTCGTCAATTCAAGCTTTCGGGGCCAGCTTTGGAAACTCTTTCTATCGTGGCTTACAAACAGCCCTGCGTGAAATCCGATGTGGATGAAATCCGTGGCGTAGAGTCTGGTCACTTGTTGCGTGCGTTGATGGAAAAAAACCTGGTTTCCTTTGAAGGTAAATCAGATCTTCCAGGTCGTCCTATGCAATACGGTACGACTCGCAAGTTCTTGGAAATTTTTGGCCTAAGATCTTTGAAAGAGCTTCCGACATTGTCACAAATCGACGAATTGTTGCCGGACGGTATGGATGAGCAAATGGCGGAAGAAAAACCGACATTGGCATCTATCACAGATTCATTGGTAGCAACTGATGTTGAACACGTAAGCTACTCATCTGGTGAAGATGAATTGATGAAAATTTCGAACCAGCTTGAAGAAATCACGACTTCTTCGACTTTCTTTGAAGAAGAAAAACGCCGTCAGGCTGAAAAACGCGATCTTGAGCGCGCCCAAAACATCCGTGAAGCTTTGGCGATGGATGAACCAGTGCCAACGCGTGATGCAAATTGGTTGAAAAAATATGATGATGCTTTGGCCGCTGGAACGACTTTGGTGCAAATCAAAGCCGCAGAAAGTGCCGCTAAAATGGCAGCATTGAAAGCGGGTAAATCAGCTGATTCCGAAGAATCTACTGAGGGTGGAGCGACAGAAACAGTTGCTGAAACCGATGCAGCAGGTTCTGAGGAAATGTCTGCTGATGCTGAGCTGGAAAATGAATTGACTGCAGCCGAAGAAGCTTTCGACAATGATGAAGACATGGAGATGGCTTCTGACGATCAAGTATACGCTGATAACGAAGAAGGGGAGTCATCTGATGAGGACGAACTACCGTTCTATGGAGAGGCGGACGAGATTGATGGCGAAGGTGAAGCCGTTACTTAA
- a CDS encoding segregation/condensation protein A, whose translation MSITVQLPKFEGPLGLLLYLIRKEEMDIMDIKIHEITKQYLDYIRLMKELDLEVAGEFIAMASTLIQIKSRMLLPQYNENGEVIEQEDPRKELVQKLLEYQKYQEAAKLLYDRPLVGRDVWLRGSREKLDEKEDEIILEDNALFALISSYRKVLRSVKKKVHEVKAKAQSISSRVLELKDYLIVGRKITMMELVNATEDRARQALITFLSLLELGKMGFVGLYQSEVYSDIWVDTKKPIETDVLSRVEEYDSMGADRIAEQMMADAKKADPTADLMDDSADEAPAEQQAQMSFVETPMDFTAGMSDLTAEIAGMDAELDFLEKEEGAEAASDEEILAAEGELFSDEQVEEELPAEPQVEMMAESVIETEAGIESEVELQLEAIAETQVEAPFETVVEATSDSFVETEVEEQLEVATFEPADAIAVVAAEMVATSEDVVAESDLVFEEFIDTDPKTEAEA comes from the coding sequence ATGAGTATTACAGTTCAATTGCCCAAGTTTGAAGGACCATTGGGCTTGTTGCTATATCTCATCCGTAAGGAAGAGATGGATATTATGGATATCAAAATCCATGAGATCACAAAGCAATACCTTGATTATATTCGTTTGATGAAAGAATTGGATCTGGAAGTAGCAGGTGAGTTCATCGCCATGGCTTCAACTTTGATCCAAATCAAATCCCGCATGCTTCTGCCTCAATATAATGAGAATGGCGAAGTGATCGAGCAGGAAGATCCACGTAAAGAGTTGGTTCAAAAACTTTTGGAATACCAAAAATACCAAGAGGCCGCGAAGCTTCTTTATGATCGTCCTTTGGTGGGTCGTGATGTTTGGTTGCGTGGCTCCCGTGAAAAACTGGATGAAAAAGAAGACGAAATCATTCTTGAAGACAACGCCCTGTTTGCGTTGATCTCTTCTTATCGTAAAGTTTTGCGTTCTGTTAAAAAGAAAGTCCATGAAGTTAAAGCAAAAGCTCAATCCATCTCCAGCCGCGTACTGGAGTTGAAAGACTATCTTATCGTAGGTCGTAAAATCACGATGATGGAATTGGTGAATGCGACAGAAGATCGCGCTCGTCAGGCTTTAATCACGTTCCTGTCTTTGCTTGAGCTTGGTAAAATGGGCTTCGTAGGTCTTTACCAATCAGAAGTTTATTCAGACATCTGGGTTGATACTAAAAAACCAATCGAAACAGACGTTCTGTCCCGTGTGGAAGAGTACGACTCTATGGGTGCCGACCGCATTGCTGAACAAATGATGGCTGACGCTAAAAAAGCAGATCCAACAGCAGATCTTATGGACGACAGTGCTGATGAGGCTCCGGCTGAACAGCAAGCTCAAATGAGCTTTGTCGAGACTCCAATGGATTTCACAGCAGGTATGTCTGACCTAACAGCGGAGATCGCTGGTATGGATGCTGAGCTGGACTTCTTGGAAAAAGAAGAGGGCGCGGAAGCAGCTTCTGACGAAGAAATCCTGGCCGCTGAAGGCGAGCTATTCAGCGACGAACAAGTTGAAGAAGAACTTCCGGCAGAGCCTCAAGTTGAAATGATGGCGGAATCTGTTATTGAAACAGAAGCAGGCATTGAGTCTGAAGTTGAACTTCAGCTTGAAGCGATCGCCGAAACACAAGTGGAAGCACCTTTTGAAACTGTCGTTGAGGCGACTTCTGATTCATTTGTTGAAACAGAAGTTGAAGAACAACTTGAAGTTGCGACTTTTGAACCGGCGGATGCAATAGCTGTCGTGGCTGCTGAAATGGTTGCCACATCTGAAGATGTTGTTGCTGAATCTGATCTAGTTTTTGAAGAATTTATTGATACTGATCCTAAGACTGAAGCTGAGGCGTAG